The Longimicrobiaceae bacterium genome includes the window CGGGGTCGGATCCCGCGCGGTTGCCGAAGGATGGACGCTTGGTGCGGGGCGCGCTCCAATGTTCGAGCAGGCGAGTCGTGGCCGTTCGCAGCATCCATAGGTAGATGTGCGGCGGGAGACTGCCGGGCGTGGCGTTTCGGAGAGCACCGCGGCTGCCGGCAGGCTCGCGCCGCGGGCGGGGAGACCCCGGACGGAGGGCGGCAGGCAGTATCGCCGCCCGGAGGAGGAGGCTCCCCGCCCCCGCGCAGGAGACCGGCAGCGGTACCGCCGGGCTCCGGAGCGGCCCGCCGCGACACACCCTCCGCCGCACGCAGAGAGACCGGAACCCCGCTCTTGACGCTGCCTGACCGGCGGGAGACCTTTAGCCCTCTCCGCCGCCCGGGCGCGGAGCATCACCCGCACCGAGGCCCCGCGTGAAGGCCGACACCTTCGCCAAGCTGCTCGTGCTGGACACGCTGATCGACGCGGAGGTGGGCTTCTACCTGGAGCACCACCCGCCCGCCGAGGCGCGCTTCCGCGAGGGCCTGGTGTCGCGCATCAGCGACCTGGTGGACCAGGTGGACGCGCTGGACGCCGTGGCCGCGGCCCGCGTGTACGACGCCGTGGTCGACTTCATGGCCGAGCTGCCGGAAGACGACGACGAGGGCGTGGTGGAGACCACGCTGCGCTTCAAGCGCACGGTGGACCGCATCACCGCCCGCGGCATGGAGCGCGCGGACCTGGCGCAGCCCGCCACCTGGGCCGTGGTGCTAGACGAGCTGCTGGACGTGCTGGCGGCCGAGCACGCCGCGGGAGTGCAGCCCGACGGCGAGATCCGCCCCCACGAGCTGGCCCGCGCGCGCCTGCTGCTGCACCGCGCCCGCGACGCCGCGGACCGCATGGCCGCCACCCTGCCGGCCGAGCGCCGCGCCGAGGTGCGCGACGGGCTGGACCGGCTGGCCTTCGCCGTGGGAAGCCGCCGCCTGCCACCCGACGCGGTGCAGCTGCTGATCGCGGCGCCGCAGCGTGTGGCCCGCCGCTACCGCCCATCCACATTTTCCCGCATCGGAGGCTTCGTGATCGGACAGCTTCTTCGCCGCCGCGCCGCCGGCGGGCCGGAGGGCCAGTGACCGCCCCCGGCCGCCGCCTGGTGAGCATCCGCCGCCTGGTGCGCCAGGAGCGCATCACCGAGTACGGTGCGCTGTGGCTGGCCCTGCGCGACGCGGCCACGGCGCGCGGCGCCCACGCGTGGCACTTCCTGTCCAACAGCGTGGAGGGCCTCTTCTTGGAGTTCCTGGAGTTCGGGTCGGAAGAGGACATCCGCACCGACCCGGCGACCATCGCCGCCATCCAGGCGCTGCACGCGGCCTTCAACGAGCCGTACCCGCCGCCGGTGACGCTGGAGGAGTGGGTGGAGATCCCGCACGCCGCGGGGCCCGCGTGAGCGAGCGCGAGCGGCTGCTGGACCTGCTGGTGGAGCGCTCCATCCGCCTGGGCGACTTCGTGCTCGCGTCGGGCGCGCGGAGCAGCTACTACGTGGACTGCCGCGCCACCACCACCCACGCCGAGGGCCAGTTCCTCGTGGGCCGCCTGGGCCTGGCCGCGGTGGAAGATGCGGGGCTGGCTCCCGAAGCCGTGGGCGGGCTGACGATGGGCGCGGACCCGGTGGCGTACGCGATGGCGCACGCGTCGTGGCTGGCGGGGCGGCCGGTGCACGCCTTCTCGGTGCGCAAGGAGGCGAAGGCGCACGGCACCGGCAAGCGCGTGGAGGGCTGCTTCGCGCCCGGTGCCCGCGTGGTGGTGATCGAGGACGTGGTCACCACCGGCGACAGCGCGCTCAAGGCCTGCGCCGCCGTGGACGCCGAGGGCGGCGAGGTGCTGGCCGTGCTCACCCTCGTGGACCGCGAGAGCGGCGGCCGCGAGAAGATCGAAGCCGCCGGCCACCGCGTGCTCTCGCTCTTCCAGGTCTCCGAGTTGCTGGAGCGGGCACGGCAGGGCGGGGCGTAAACAGACGCCACCATCGTTGCAAACCGGCATGGCGTCGGTCCGCTGCGGAGGCACAACATGGTTCGTATTCCGACTCACGCGCCGCCGGCGCATCCGGGCGAGACGCTCCGGGAAGACTACCTGCCGGACCTGCGGCTGACGCAGCAGCAGCTTGCTGCGCGGCTGGGCATCTCGTTCCGGCGCGTCAACGAGATCGTGAACGAGAAGCGGCGCATCACGCTGGACACGGCCATGCGCCTGGGCCGGCTCTTCGGACAGTCTCCGCAGTTCTGGCTCAATCTCCAGCTCGGGTGGGATGTCTATCACGCCCGGTCGCCCGCCGCCGCGGAGATCGAGCAGATCGAGCCGATGGAGATTTCCGCGGCGGGCGGCTGATCGGCGGCTTCACCCACGGACTCCCGCTCCGCCTCCCGGCACCGGAGTTGCAGCGCGCGTTTCGCGCCGTGGCGGCGCTGACTGCGGTGTACCTGTGGTGGGGGATGCGGTGGGCAGCCGCGGCCGAGTTTCCGACTGGCAGGAGGAGAGATGCGGATACTGCTGCAAGCCAGGTCGCACATAGTCGGTGCAGGCGCGGCAACAGCCTGTTGCGGTACCGGGTCTCGGTTGTGCCGCGGGCCGCTCGCCACGTCAGGCGTGCGGCCCGCCGTCGTTTCACCCAAGCGGGAGGTCTGGCATGGACAAGAAGCTGAAGCTGGACGCGGAGAGCCTGGACGTGGAGAGCTTCCGCACGGCCGAGCACGACGGGCTGCGCGGAACCGTGGTCGGCCAGGCGACGCTGGTGAAGACGTGCGCCGCCAGCTGCCACTGCACGTCGGTCGACATCGGGTGCTGGTGCACGGAGGCGTGCTGAGCGCGACGAGGTTCCTTCCCCATCCCAAGGAGCAGCCATGAGAAAGCTGCGGCTGGACCCCAACCTCCTCTCCGTGCAGTCGTTCGATCCCGCGACGGCGCGGCTTCCGGAGATGGAGGCGGGGGCCTTCTCGGTTCCTGCGCACGCCTGCGGCGGAACCGGCGACAGCACGTGCGTGGGCGAGTGCTTCTGCACCGAGTACTACACCTGCTGGGCGGGCTGCATCCAGGACTGACCCGCACGGCACGTTGCGCGGGGCCCGCCGGCAGCCCAGCCGGCGGGCCCTCGCTTTTTGACCACGTGGCGCGGACCTTCCATCGCGCCTTCCGGGTCCCGGCTGCGAGCCGGTCCGGCTCCCGCACCTACCTCTCCCTGCGAGACGATGGCTGCACCTTCATCCGACCTCGCGGGGTGGTTGCGCGCGGGCCACACGCTGGGGCGCGGGTGCTTCCGGGCGGAGAACGTGGCGCGAGATGGCGGGCGGACGCTGCTCGCGCTGCCGGTGGGGACGTTCGACGGCGGCCAGATCGCCTCGCCGGAGCGATACGCGCGGGGCCGCTTCCACGCCCGCCTGCGCACGGCGGATGCGCCCGGCTCCGTCACCGCGTTCTTCCTGTACGAGGACGTGCCGGGCGAGGCGAACGACGAGGCAGACGTCGAGATCTTCAACGACGGCTCCGGCCGCGCGCTGCTCACCACGTGGCGCCACGGCGTGCAGACGCGGTCCGAAGATGTCCGGCTCGGCTTCGATCCCTCCGCCGCCGCGCACGACTACGCAATCGAGCTGGACGCCGCGGAAATCCGCTTCCTCGTCGACGAAGCGCTCCTCGCCCGCTGGAGCGACGGACTGCCCACACGGCCCATGCGCGTGATGGCGAGCGCATGGTGGCCGTCGTGGCTTCGCGGCCCGGCACCCGCCGATACGAGGTACAGCACCATCGAACAGATCAGCATCGACGCGGAGCCGGCGCGTACCGGCGCCGAACGGTGGCGCATTACTGCCGCGACCCCCCATCTCCTGCTCGACGGAAAGCTGGGATAGGGCTGGCGGAATCGCAGTGCGTCGGTGGTGTCGCGGCTGAGATTCCGGATGCGATGAATCGCGCCCCTACACGGCGCATATCTTTCCCATATCTGGAGATACAGGATCGGAGAGGGGATGTAACAGCTCTGGAGATGCACGGGCGGAGGGTGGACGGAACAGCGGCGGATGCTTCTCAAGGAGAGGCATCCGCCGCTGTTCATCGGCCGGTCGTGCTTCATCTACCATCCGCGATCAGCCTAGGCTCTGTCTGACGAATCGC containing:
- the pyrE gene encoding orotate phosphoribosyltransferase, which translates into the protein MSERERLLDLLVERSIRLGDFVLASGARSSYYVDCRATTTHAEGQFLVGRLGLAAVEDAGLAPEAVGGLTMGADPVAYAMAHASWLAGRPVHAFSVRKEAKAHGTGKRVEGCFAPGARVVVIEDVVTTGDSALKACAAVDAEGGEVLAVLTLVDRESGGREKIEAAGHRVLSLFQVSELLERARQGGA
- a CDS encoding HigA family addiction module antitoxin; this encodes MVRIPTHAPPAHPGETLREDYLPDLRLTQQQLAARLGISFRRVNEIVNEKRRITLDTAMRLGRLFGQSPQFWLNLQLGWDVYHARSPAAAEIEQIEPMEISAAGG
- a CDS encoding family 16 glycosylhydrolase codes for the protein MAAPSSDLAGWLRAGHTLGRGCFRAENVARDGGRTLLALPVGTFDGGQIASPERYARGRFHARLRTADAPGSVTAFFLYEDVPGEANDEADVEIFNDGSGRALLTTWRHGVQTRSEDVRLGFDPSAAAHDYAIELDAAEIRFLVDEALLARWSDGLPTRPMRVMASAWWPSWLRGPAPADTRYSTIEQISIDAEPARTGAERWRITAATPHLLLDGKLG